From Vibrio fortis, a single genomic window includes:
- the malQ gene encoding 4-alpha-glucanotransferase, whose product MKEQSVLKQVAEMANLADSYVSAWGDEAQVSDETLTRLLASLGYDISSDDALLKSAEKKHKKDVLDPVLVLRDGEPVEVALNLGVSARESEFSWRLETEQGEVLEGYLQSQVVRDERAEGGPLVFALPNDLAWGYHKLVVSRKRRKKPYEMTLIITPKACYKQNPIEEGKKLWGPSVQLYTLRTQHNWGIGDFGDLKQLVADIASRGGDFVGLNPIHSLFPANPEGASPYSPSSRRWLNILYIDVSSVPEFALSAEAQQTVGSAEFQQRLQKARDAHWVNYTEVSELKMSILPLLFTEFKHRHLDKNSDRAQAFLAFVEEGGDSLMHQAAFDALHAELHAEDSNMWGWPVFPEKYRTFESPATQKFIKDNIEKVHLYMYLQWLADCQINDAQSLAEEKGMAVGLYRDLAVGVADSGSETWADEGNLVMDASIGAPPDILGPLGQNWGLPPLNPEVLQATGYDAYIKLLRANMKHCGALRIDHVLGLLRLWWIPKGEDATQGAYIYYPVQDMLAILALESHRYQCSVIGEDLGTVPDEIVDILADAGVHSYKVFFFETSEEDGGFISPKHYASQSMAALCTHDMPTLRGFWHCDDLKMGQEIGLYPNQEQLNGLFDDRLECKQGILDSVAWHGFLPEGVGRDASQVPMDSYLAEALQLHVAAGSSTLLSVQLEDWLEMDQPVNIPGTVDEYPNWRRKLSMNLDEIFAHDGVNRIASRLTEVREKAGN is encoded by the coding sequence ATGAAAGAACAAAGCGTATTAAAACAAGTCGCAGAAATGGCAAACCTTGCCGACAGTTACGTAAGTGCGTGGGGCGATGAAGCACAAGTATCTGACGAAACATTAACTCGTCTATTGGCTTCATTGGGCTACGACATAAGCAGCGACGACGCTCTGCTTAAATCTGCAGAGAAAAAACACAAGAAAGATGTATTAGACCCAGTTCTTGTCTTGCGCGATGGTGAGCCTGTAGAGGTTGCACTAAATCTAGGTGTGAGTGCTCGTGAAAGTGAGTTCAGCTGGCGTTTAGAGACAGAGCAAGGAGAGGTACTTGAAGGCTATCTTCAATCTCAAGTTGTACGAGACGAACGTGCAGAGGGTGGCCCTTTAGTGTTTGCATTGCCAAACGATTTGGCATGGGGTTATCACAAACTAGTCGTTAGCCGTAAGCGTCGTAAAAAGCCTTATGAGATGACGCTTATCATCACACCAAAAGCGTGTTACAAGCAGAATCCAATCGAAGAAGGTAAGAAGCTTTGGGGCCCAAGTGTCCAGCTTTACACACTTCGTACTCAGCACAACTGGGGTATTGGTGACTTCGGTGACTTAAAGCAACTTGTCGCTGATATCGCTTCACGTGGTGGTGACTTCGTAGGTCTTAACCCAATTCACTCTCTGTTCCCTGCAAACCCAGAAGGTGCGAGCCCATACAGCCCATCTTCACGCCGTTGGTTGAACATCCTATACATCGACGTGAGCTCAGTGCCTGAATTCGCGTTGAGCGCAGAAGCACAACAAACGGTAGGCAGCGCAGAGTTCCAACAGCGCCTACAGAAAGCACGCGACGCGCATTGGGTAAACTACACAGAAGTGTCTGAGCTGAAGATGAGCATTCTTCCGCTGCTATTCACTGAATTCAAACATCGTCACCTAGATAAAAACAGCGACCGCGCACAAGCATTCCTAGCGTTCGTTGAAGAGGGCGGTGATAGCCTAATGCATCAAGCAGCATTCGATGCACTGCACGCAGAGCTTCACGCAGAAGACTCAAACATGTGGGGCTGGCCTGTATTCCCAGAGAAATACCGTACATTTGAAAGCCCAGCGACCCAAAAGTTCATCAAAGACAATATTGAGAAAGTACATCTATACATGTACCTGCAATGGCTAGCGGATTGTCAGATCAATGATGCACAATCTTTGGCAGAAGAGAAAGGCATGGCTGTTGGCCTTTACCGTGACCTTGCGGTAGGTGTTGCAGACTCTGGTAGCGAAACGTGGGCGGATGAAGGCAACCTAGTGATGGATGCGAGCATTGGTGCTCCACCAGATATTCTAGGTCCACTTGGTCAAAACTGGGGTCTACCACCACTAAACCCAGAAGTACTTCAAGCAACGGGCTACGATGCATACATCAAACTACTGCGCGCTAACATGAAGCACTGTGGTGCACTGCGTATTGACCACGTATTAGGTCTATTGCGTCTGTGGTGGATTCCAAAAGGTGAAGACGCAACGCAAGGCGCGTACATCTACTACCCTGTGCAAGATATGCTAGCAATTCTAGCGCTTGAATCTCACCGCTATCAGTGTTCTGTGATTGGTGAAGACTTGGGTACTGTGCCTGATGAGATCGTAGACATTCTTGCCGATGCAGGCGTTCACTCATACAAGGTATTCTTCTTCGAAACATCTGAAGAAGATGGTGGCTTCATCTCACCAAAACATTACGCATCACAATCTATGGCGGCACTATGTACGCATGACATGCCGACGCTACGTGGCTTCTGGCACTGTGATGACCTGAAGATGGGACAAGAGATTGGTCTATATCCAAATCAAGAGCAGCTGAATGGCTTGTTTGATGACCGTCTAGAGTGCAAGCAAGGTATCCTAGACTCTGTGGCATGGCATGGTTTCCTACCAGAAGGTGTAGGCCGTGACGCAAGCCAAGTACCAATGGATTCTTACTTAGCTGAGGCACTGCAACTGCACGTTGCGGCAGGCTCTTCAACACTACTGAGTGTTCAGCTTGAAGACTGGCTAGAGATGGATCAGCCTGTAAACATTCCAGGTACGGTTGATGAGTACCCGAACTGGCGTCGTAAGTTGTCGATGAACCTTGATGAGATTTTTGCTCATGATGGTGTTAATCGTATTGCTTCTCGCCTGACTGAAGTTCGTGAGAAAGCGGGTAACTAA
- a CDS encoding glycogen/starch/alpha-glucan phosphorylase: protein MKATQQKTFDKVSFQESVKKHLSATYATTVETADSRAWYLAMGRALAELTTFDLLATENDEKIKNAKSVNYLSLEFLIGRLTGNNLISMGLYEQITHAMEELGQNLTDLLEEERDPSLGNGGLGRLAACFMDSCAAQEFPTVGYGLHYEYGLFKQSFEDGRQKEAPDAWRGVEGYPWEVARPELAQHIGFYGHVEVEYVDGREVRTWVPGMEVKAMPWDLPIVGYESDTVYPLRLWECQAIAPFSLASFNNGDYFEAQHALIDAGNITKVLYPNDNHEKGKTLRLMQQYFHSAASVRDILRRHEAAGFALADLPKQETIQLNDTHPTIAIPELMRILIDEKGLDWDTAWDISANTFAYTNHTLLPEALETWSESLIQRLLPRHMEIIFEINHRFLQEVRKMWPGDGEKQAKLSIIQEGFHRMVRMANLCVIGSYKVNGVAALHSQLVKKDLFPEFNEIFPGKLTNVTNGITPRRWLKFCNPGLSKLITDKIGSEWPAKLEQLEGIAQYATDAKFQKEFMAVKKENKQRLADWVQENMGIELDTNAIFDVQIKRLHEYKRQHLDLLHILSLYHRILNEPGFECEPRVCFFAAKAAPGYHLAKEIIFAVNKIAEKINNDPRIGNKLKVVFIPDYRVSMAEIIIPAADVSQQISLAGKEASGTGNMKMALNGALTIGTMDGANVEIREEVGEENIYIFGLDVDGVQAVKAQGYNPYDYYHADPLLKASLDLLTGEEFTPGQPGLLRATFDSLLDGGDPYLCLADFASYVKAHEDMDKQYKDQAGWAKKAILNTALVGKFTSDRSIRDYVNNIWKLEAVKR, encoded by the coding sequence TTCCAAGAAAGTGTTAAGAAACACCTATCTGCAACCTACGCTACTACAGTAGAAACAGCGGATAGCCGCGCATGGTACCTAGCAATGGGTCGTGCTTTAGCAGAACTTACTACATTTGATCTGCTTGCTACTGAAAACGATGAGAAGATTAAGAACGCTAAGAGCGTTAACTACCTATCTCTAGAGTTCCTGATTGGTCGTCTAACAGGTAACAACCTGATTAGCATGGGTCTTTACGAGCAAATCACTCACGCAATGGAAGAGCTAGGTCAAAACCTAACTGACCTTCTAGAAGAAGAGCGTGACCCATCACTAGGTAACGGTGGTCTAGGTCGTCTAGCTGCATGTTTCATGGACTCTTGTGCAGCACAAGAATTCCCAACAGTAGGTTACGGCCTACACTACGAGTACGGTCTATTTAAGCAATCTTTCGAAGATGGCCGTCAAAAAGAAGCACCAGACGCATGGCGTGGTGTTGAAGGCTACCCATGGGAAGTAGCTCGTCCAGAGCTTGCACAACACATCGGTTTCTACGGTCACGTTGAAGTGGAATATGTAGACGGTCGCGAAGTACGTACTTGGGTTCCAGGTATGGAAGTAAAAGCAATGCCTTGGGATCTCCCTATCGTAGGTTACGAGTCAGACACGGTTTACCCACTGCGTCTTTGGGAATGTCAGGCTATTGCACCATTCTCACTAGCAAGCTTCAACAACGGTGACTACTTCGAAGCACAACACGCGCTAATCGATGCTGGTAACATCACTAAGGTTCTATACCCGAACGACAACCACGAAAAAGGTAAGACTCTTCGTCTAATGCAGCAGTACTTCCACTCTGCAGCGTCTGTTCGCGATATCCTACGTCGTCACGAAGCAGCAGGTTTTGCTCTAGCCGATCTACCTAAGCAAGAGACTATCCAGCTTAACGATACGCACCCAACAATCGCTATCCCTGAGCTAATGCGCATTCTTATCGATGAGAAAGGTCTAGATTGGGATACTGCTTGGGACATCAGTGCAAACACGTTCGCATACACGAACCACACACTACTTCCTGAAGCTCTAGAGACTTGGTCTGAGTCGCTAATCCAGCGCCTACTTCCACGTCACATGGAGATCATTTTCGAAATCAACCACCGCTTCCTACAAGAAGTTCGTAAGATGTGGCCTGGTGACGGTGAGAAGCAAGCGAAGCTTTCTATCATCCAAGAAGGTTTCCACCGCATGGTTCGCATGGCAAACCTATGTGTAATCGGCTCTTACAAAGTAAACGGTGTAGCAGCGCTTCACTCACAGCTAGTTAAGAAAGACCTATTCCCTGAGTTCAACGAGATCTTCCCAGGTAAACTGACTAACGTGACAAACGGTATCACGCCACGTCGTTGGTTGAAGTTCTGTAACCCAGGTCTATCTAAGCTTATTACAGACAAGATTGGTTCTGAGTGGCCAGCGAAACTAGAGCAGCTTGAAGGCATCGCTCAGTACGCAACAGACGCGAAATTCCAAAAAGAATTCATGGCTGTTAAGAAAGAAAACAAACAGCGTCTTGCTGATTGGGTTCAAGAGAACATGGGTATCGAGCTAGATACTAACGCTATCTTCGACGTACAGATCAAGCGTCTGCACGAGTACAAGCGTCAGCACCTAGACTTGCTGCACATCCTATCTCTATACCACCGTATCCTGAACGAACCTGGTTTTGAGTGTGAGCCACGTGTATGTTTCTTCGCAGCGAAAGCAGCTCCGGGTTACCACCTAGCGAAAGAAATCATCTTCGCGGTGAACAAGATTGCAGAGAAGATCAACAACGATCCTCGTATCGGTAACAAGCTGAAAGTGGTATTCATCCCTGACTACCGTGTAAGCATGGCGGAAATCATCATCCCAGCAGCAGACGTTTCTCAACAAATCTCGCTAGCGGGTAAAGAAGCTTCTGGTACAGGTAACATGAAGATGGCTCTAAACGGTGCTCTAACTATCGGTACGATGGATGGTGCAAACGTAGAGATTCGTGAAGAAGTTGGCGAAGAAAACATCTACATCTTCGGCCTAGACGTTGATGGTGTTCAAGCGGTGAAAGCGCAAGGTTACAACCCTTACGACTACTACCACGCAGACCCACTACTGAAAGCGTCACTTGACCTACTAACGGGTGAAGAGTTCACTCCAGGTCAACCAGGTCTACTACGTGCAACGTTTGATAGCCTACTAGATGGCGGTGACCCATACCTATGTCTGGCGGACTTCGCATCTTACGTGAAAGCACATGAAGACATGGACAAGCAATACAAAGACCAAGCGGGCTGGGCTAAGAAAGCCATCCTAAACACCGCGTTGGTTGGTAAGTTCACATCAGACCGCTCAATCCGCGACTACGTGAACAACATTTGGAAACTAGAAGCGGTTAAACGTTAA
- a CDS encoding energy-coupling factor transporter transmembrane component T family protein translates to MNASKIKFGINYIDTKSPLHALNGITKFALFLAWVTVVLTTFDLRLIVALITTGLLLLKMTRVPVSVYKPLLIGTVSVLSLNALFMYLLAPQQGTELIGSEHILLTLPGNYSLSQETLFYLITVTLKYMSMFPIALIFVFTTHPTEFAASLNRIGVPYKIAYAVSLTLRYLPEVKKDFVNIMHAQQARGVELSKKAPLVARIKNVAKILGPLIFSSLDRADEISNAMTLRGFGRHKSRTWYSSAPLKRVDFITLVVIVLIVALAITKRILEPQLFWYPF, encoded by the coding sequence ATGAATGCCTCGAAGATAAAATTTGGTATTAACTACATTGATACCAAATCACCGCTGCACGCACTGAATGGCATCACCAAGTTTGCTCTGTTTTTAGCATGGGTAACCGTTGTATTGACAACGTTTGATCTGCGCTTAATCGTAGCGCTGATTACAACCGGTTTACTGCTGCTTAAAATGACGCGCGTACCTGTGAGCGTTTATAAGCCACTGTTGATTGGTACTGTCAGTGTGTTGAGTTTGAATGCGCTGTTCATGTACTTGCTTGCACCTCAGCAAGGTACCGAGCTAATCGGCAGTGAGCATATTCTGCTTACTTTGCCAGGTAACTACTCTCTAAGCCAAGAGACACTGTTTTATCTCATCACAGTCACTCTGAAATATATGAGTATGTTTCCGATTGCGTTGATCTTTGTATTTACAACTCACCCTACCGAGTTTGCAGCAAGTCTCAACCGAATTGGGGTGCCATACAAGATTGCTTACGCAGTCAGTCTTACACTTCGTTATTTACCAGAAGTGAAAAAAGACTTCGTTAATATCATGCACGCACAACAAGCACGAGGCGTTGAATTGTCAAAGAAAGCGCCACTTGTCGCTCGTATTAAAAACGTTGCTAAGATCTTAGGGCCGCTTATCTTCTCAAGTTTGGACCGTGCTGATGAGATTTCTAACGCGATGACTCTACGTGGCTTCGGACGCCATAAGTCACGTACTTGGTATAGCTCAGCACCGCTAAAAAGAGTGGACTTCATTACGCTGGTTGTCATCGTATTGATTGTTGCTCTCGCCATCACTAAGCGAATATTGGAACCCCAATTATTCTGGTATCCGTTCTAA
- the glgB gene encoding 1,4-alpha-glucan branching protein GlgB: protein MEMSSISKQEQIYTQLSQASFADPFSCLGPYIPSDEGALRVWIPGADKVELIVGDEPRVELVREGDSGFVLELERDLRFTHYKLAVDWAGVEQILDDPYQYHELYASYEVLHTPKDMYHHMGAQFITLERDGDSISGTRFLVYAPHASAVSLVGNFNSWDGRRHPMQRLDYGIWGLFIPELEEGAQYKFELKGPNGEGLPHKADPWGFYSEQYPSFSSVTYDHARYEWQDAKWQSRPVTEKRKEALSFYELHAGSWKRDANGDFLNYRDLAKELIPYLTDLGYTHVELMPVSEHPFYGSWGYQPVGLFAPTSRFGSPDDFKYFVDQCHQAGLGVVLDWVPAHFPSDDHGLANFDGTPLFHDPDPRRGWHQDWNSYIYDLGREHVRRFLVSNALYWFEQFHIDGIRVDAVASMLYLDYSRSHDQWVPNVDGGNENYDAIATLKWMNEEVYKHFPNAMTIAEESTAFPGVSAPTFMGGLGFGFKWNMGWMHDSLSYIQEDPINRKYHHDTITFPLVYAHSENYVLSLSHDEVVYGKGSIHNKMPGDEWQQTANLRAYMGYMYAQPGKKLNFMGAEFGQTAEWNHDDQLQWFLLDYERHQGVQQLTKDLNHLYRDEAAMHDLDFDPRGFEWRLQDSAEASILAHERISESGERVLVVSNFTPVPHEHFRLGVPVQGQYRLLLNTDDAKYNGSGFEVKEVAEIEAVQSEGLDTSIELRLPPLATVFYKLS, encoded by the coding sequence TTGGAAATGAGTTCAATTTCAAAGCAAGAACAAATATATACCCAACTATCACAGGCTTCGTTTGCAGACCCATTCTCATGTTTAGGTCCATATATTCCTTCTGATGAAGGTGCATTGCGTGTATGGATTCCGGGAGCAGATAAAGTTGAGCTGATTGTTGGCGACGAACCTCGCGTTGAATTAGTGCGAGAGGGCGACAGTGGCTTTGTCCTAGAGCTAGAGCGCGATTTGCGTTTCACACACTACAAATTGGCTGTTGATTGGGCTGGCGTAGAACAGATCTTAGATGACCCTTATCAATACCATGAGCTGTATGCGAGCTACGAAGTGCTGCATACACCTAAAGACATGTACCATCATATGGGTGCTCAGTTTATTACGTTAGAGCGTGATGGTGACTCAATCTCTGGTACACGATTCCTAGTTTACGCACCTCACGCTTCAGCGGTTAGCTTGGTGGGTAACTTCAACTCTTGGGATGGCCGACGTCACCCAATGCAGCGTCTTGATTATGGTATTTGGGGTCTATTCATCCCTGAACTAGAAGAGGGCGCACAGTACAAATTCGAGTTGAAAGGTCCAAATGGCGAAGGTCTACCGCATAAAGCAGACCCTTGGGGCTTCTATTCTGAGCAGTACCCATCGTTCTCTTCGGTGACTTACGATCACGCGCGTTATGAGTGGCAAGATGCGAAATGGCAAAGCCGCCCAGTAACCGAAAAACGCAAAGAAGCATTGTCGTTCTACGAACTGCATGCGGGTTCTTGGAAGCGTGATGCGAATGGTGATTTCTTAAACTACCGTGACCTCGCAAAAGAACTGATTCCATACCTAACTGATCTTGGTTACACCCACGTTGAATTGATGCCTGTATCAGAGCACCCGTTCTACGGTTCTTGGGGCTATCAACCAGTGGGTCTATTTGCGCCAACGAGCCGTTTTGGTTCTCCGGATGATTTCAAATACTTTGTTGATCAGTGTCACCAAGCTGGCCTAGGCGTGGTGTTGGATTGGGTTCCTGCCCATTTCCCAAGTGATGATCACGGACTAGCCAACTTCGATGGTACGCCTCTGTTCCACGATCCAGATCCACGCCGTGGCTGGCACCAAGACTGGAACTCTTACATTTACGATCTTGGTCGTGAGCATGTACGTCGTTTCCTAGTTTCTAATGCGCTGTATTGGTTTGAGCAATTCCACATTGACGGTATTCGTGTGGACGCTGTCGCGTCGATGCTTTACTTAGATTACTCACGTAGTCATGACCAATGGGTGCCAAATGTTGACGGTGGCAATGAGAACTACGATGCCATCGCGACATTGAAGTGGATGAACGAAGAGGTGTACAAACACTTCCCGAACGCAATGACGATTGCGGAAGAGTCCACCGCATTCCCAGGTGTATCTGCTCCGACATTCATGGGCGGGTTAGGCTTTGGCTTTAAGTGGAACATGGGTTGGATGCATGACAGCTTGTCTTACATTCAAGAAGATCCAATCAACCGTAAGTATCACCACGATACGATTACTTTCCCACTCGTTTATGCGCACAGCGAAAACTACGTGTTATCACTGTCTCATGATGAAGTCGTTTACGGTAAAGGCTCTATCCACAACAAGATGCCAGGTGATGAATGGCAGCAAACGGCTAACCTGCGCGCTTACATGGGCTACATGTATGCACAACCGGGCAAGAAGCTTAACTTCATGGGTGCTGAGTTTGGTCAGACTGCGGAATGGAATCACGACGACCAACTGCAATGGTTCTTATTGGACTACGAGCGTCACCAAGGCGTTCAACAGCTAACTAAAGACCTTAATCATCTATACCGTGATGAAGCGGCGATGCACGATTTGGACTTTGATCCTCGTGGCTTCGAGTGGCGTCTTCAAGACTCTGCAGAGGCAAGCATTTTAGCTCATGAACGTATCAGTGAATCTGGTGAACGCGTATTGGTGGTTTCAAACTTTACGCCAGTACCGCACGAGCACTTCCGCCTTGGTGTACCTGTTCAGGGTCAATACCGCCTGTTATTGAATACCGATGACGCTAAATACAACGGTAGTGGTTTTGAAGTGAAAGAGGTTGCGGAAATCGAAGCCGTTCAGAGTGAAGGGCTGGATACCTCGATTGAGCTGAGACTTCCACCACTAGCGACGGTTTTCTATAAGTTGAGCTAG
- a CDS encoding TetR family transcriptional regulator has product MARITQQQKLENQKKYNKIVLELFLAEGHESLTYARIAKEIGVSLTTLQGYFPSTRAIRAALHGHILPILLQPLNFSSENAFYESWDKALEEPQFQSVMKLIFFHASQTEQPEGFNLQADGELRQKAVESFGSNARQVIETVIGRSLLKMTNFRPS; this is encoded by the coding sequence ATGGCACGTATAACACAACAACAGAAACTCGAAAACCAGAAAAAATACAATAAAATCGTTCTAGAGCTATTCTTGGCAGAAGGGCATGAATCTCTCACATATGCTCGTATTGCTAAAGAGATTGGTGTAAGCCTCACTACCCTGCAAGGCTACTTTCCATCAACTCGCGCTATTAGAGCAGCTCTGCATGGGCATATTCTGCCTATTCTTTTGCAGCCCCTTAATTTTTCGAGCGAGAATGCCTTTTACGAGTCATGGGATAAAGCCTTAGAAGAACCACAATTTCAAAGTGTCATGAAACTGATCTTCTTTCACGCCTCGCAAACAGAGCAACCTGAGGGTTTCAACTTACAAGCGGACGGAGAACTACGCCAGAAAGCAGTCGAGAGCTTTGGAAGTAATGCAAGACAAGTAATTGAGACGGTAATTGGTCGTTCTCTACTGAAAATGACCAACTTTAGACCAAGCTAA